In the genome of Kitasatospora cineracea, one region contains:
- a CDS encoding DUF485 domain-containing protein produces the protein MAQQERVDWWAAAASRSRVVAPRRTAEPAPPEERVGREVYRSVQDSDAFQEIRRGYRSFVFPASAGFLAWYLLFVAAQAFAPDLMRQRVAGPLNLAWLLGLGQFASTFLLTWLYARNARTKRDRAALELRWDTQDQLR, from the coding sequence GTGGCGCAGCAGGAGAGAGTCGACTGGTGGGCCGCGGCCGCCTCCCGGTCCCGGGTGGTGGCGCCGCGGCGGACCGCGGAACCGGCCCCGCCGGAGGAACGGGTCGGGCGGGAGGTCTACCGCAGCGTCCAGGACAGCGACGCGTTCCAGGAGATCAGGCGCGGCTACCGCTCGTTCGTCTTCCCGGCCAGCGCCGGGTTCCTGGCCTGGTACCTGCTGTTCGTCGCGGCCCAGGCGTTCGCGCCGGACCTGATGCGCCAGCGGGTCGCCGGGCCGCTCAACCTGGCCTGGCTGCTCGGCCTCGGCCAGTTCGCCTCGACCTTCCTGCTGACCTGGCTCTACGCCCGCAACGCCCGCACCAAGCGCGACCGAGCAGCCCTCGAACTGCGCTGGGACACCCAGGACCAACTGCGATGA
- a CDS encoding response regulator transcription factor, giving the protein MTDGPIRVVVADDQTVVREGIVMLLGLLPGITVVGSAPDGEEALRLVAEHAPDVVLMDLRMPRCDGVEATRRIRAEHPGTEVVVLTTYADDDSLFSALQAGARGFLTKDAGAEEIARAVADVRSGAAGLSPQVQLRLLERLSGGPGPAAPPAPAAAPPEPAAAPAGPAPVPGRPALPDGLTQREAEVLALIAAGLSNAEIAGRLFVSPATVKTHINNLFAKTAVRDRAQAVAYAFKHGISDGS; this is encoded by the coding sequence GTGACGGACGGACCGATCCGGGTGGTGGTCGCCGACGACCAGACCGTGGTGCGCGAGGGCATCGTGATGCTGCTCGGCCTGCTGCCGGGCATCACGGTGGTCGGCTCGGCGCCGGACGGCGAGGAGGCGCTGCGGCTGGTCGCCGAACACGCCCCCGACGTGGTGCTGATGGACCTGCGGATGCCGCGCTGCGACGGGGTGGAGGCGACCCGGCGGATCCGGGCCGAGCACCCCGGCACCGAGGTGGTGGTGCTCACCACCTACGCCGACGACGACTCGCTGTTCTCCGCGCTGCAGGCCGGCGCGCGCGGCTTCCTCACCAAGGACGCCGGCGCGGAGGAGATCGCCCGCGCCGTCGCGGACGTCCGTTCGGGCGCGGCCGGGCTCTCCCCGCAGGTCCAACTGCGGTTGCTGGAGCGGCTGTCGGGCGGGCCGGGGCCCGCCGCGCCACCGGCGCCCGCCGCTGCCCCGCCGGAGCCCGCCGCCGCTCCGGCCGGGCCCGCACCGGTGCCCGGGCGCCCGGCGCTGCCGGACGGGCTGACCCAGCGGGAGGCCGAGGTGCTGGCGCTGATCGCGGCCGGTCTGTCCAACGCGGAGATCGCCGGAAGGTTGTTCGTCAGCCCCGCAACGGTGAAAACACATATCAACAACCTTTTCGCCAAGACGGCGGTGCGGGACCGGGCCCAGGCCGTGGCGTACGCCTTCAAGCATGGAATTTCGGACGGTTCGTAA